Within Desulfurobacterium thermolithotrophum DSM 11699, the genomic segment CTTGCAGAAACAGTTATAGAATATCTTTCATCGCAAATAAAAGCAGGTGTTGACTTAATTCAGATTTTTGATTCATGGATGGGAGTTCTTTCAAAAGATGATTATGAAAAGTTTGTCTTTCCTTACACAGAAAGAATTGTTAATGAATTAAAGAAAAGATATCCAGAAATTCCAATCATTCATTTTGGAGTTAACGCAGGGCATCTTCTTGAAGTTAACAACAGGTTAAGTGTTGATGTTATTGGTCTTGACTGGAAAACAGAAATACCATTTGCACTTGAGAGAATAGACAAGTCAATTCAGGGTAATCTTGATCCTGTGACTCTTTTTGCAGACGAAAAGATAATAGAAGAAAGAGTGAGAAAAATTCTCATAGAAGGATTAAAAGCAAGAGGACATATCTTTAACCTTGGACATGGCATATTACCACCTACAGATCCAAAAAAGGCTAAGTTCTTAGTTGATACAGTTCATAAAGTAAGCAAAGAACTTAGAGGTTAATTTTATGCGTTTAAGGTGGTTATTTACCTTTATTTTGTTTGTAATTGCTGTCATTTCTTCTTACTTTGCTCTCGAAAGCTATGCTGAAGTTAAGTTGAAAGAAAAACTTGACAGGAAACTTTCATCTTTACCTTTAGATATTACTTACAGGAAGTTTGACTATAAACTTTTAGAAAACACGATAACTATTGAGAACCTTAGGGCATCTCAACTTGGCTATTCAATTTTTGCAAATAAAATAATTGTTGATCTCCCTATCTCTTATAGAAAAAAGGAAATTCCAGAAAACCTTCACTTAAAAGTAGAAGGATTAGAAATTCCACTGAAAATGCCTTTTATTAGTAATTTCTCAAAAACCTTAAATCTTAAGGAAAAAACTATAAATTTTATTCCTCTTAATTTAGATGTTAGCTATGCCTTCGATGGTAGTATATTAAAGGTAGAGTTTCTTACATCTTCTCCTTTATTTGGAGAACTTAAGACTGTTTCTTATTTTACAAATATCACAAAACAGAAACTAGAACTTTTAATTAATGGAAAAGCAGACAAGGAATATACTTTAAAAAGAATAGCTTTAGCTTACTTTGACTTGATTTATAAAGATAGAGGGCTTGTTCAAAACTTTTTAAAGAAAGAAGCAAAACAACAAGGAATTTCTGTAGAAGAGTTTAAGAAAAAGCTTATTTACACTATTGAAAGTAATTCTTCCAGTGAAAGTGTAAAAAAGAAAATAGTTTTCCCACTTGTTAGTTTTATTAAAAATCCTTCTTGCTTAGAAGTTTCATTAAAGCCCTCTGAACCTATTTCGCTTAAAGACGCTACGTATCTTCTAAATGAAAATCCAGAAGTTTTTTCACTAATTGAGAAATTAGGATTAACTCTTAAAACATGTAATTAAAAAGGGGAGAAAACTCCCCTTTCCATTAATCTTCGAGAGTTGAAAGATCTCCTGGATCAATTCCAAGTTCTTTAGCCTTAAGCACTCTTCTCATAATTTTTCCACTTCTTGTTTTTGGAAGTTTCCCTACAAATTCAATCTTAGACGGTACTGCAATAGCTCCAAGTTCTGCTTTAACGTGCTGTTTAAGACTATCAACCAGCTCTTCAGATGAACTGTAACCTTTTTTCAAAATTACAAATGCCTTAATTGCTTCTCCTTTAATAGGATCAGGTATACCTATAACTGCAGCTTCTGCAACTGCTGAATGAGAAACAAGAGCAGATTCAACTTCCATTGTTCCAATTCTATGTCCAGAAACATTGATAACGTCATCTGCTCTACCAAGAATCATTATGTATCCGTCTTCATCTTTAACTGCAACATCTCCAGCTGTATAACAGTTTGGAATAGTGTTCCAGTACTGCTCGTATCTTTTAGGATTTTTCCATATAGTTCTCATCATTGAAGGCCAAGGATACTTAACAACAAGAAATCCTCCTTTATCTGCTTTTACAGGATTTCCTTCTTTGTCAACGACATCTGCAACTACACCAGGAACAGGTTTACCTGCTTTACCTGGTTTCATAGGAAGACTATCGATTGTTGTAATCATTACAGTACCTGTTTCAGTCTGCCACCAAGTATCAATAATTGGACATCTTTCTTTACCAATAACTCTGTAGTACCACAGCCATGCTTCAGGGTTGATAGGTTCACCAACAGAACCAAGAAGTCTTAGGGAAGAAAGATCATACTTGTTAGGCCACTCTTCTCCTGCTTTCATAAACATCCTAATAGCAGTTGGGGCAGTATAAAAGATGTTTACACCATATTTTTCTATTAATCTCCACCATCTTCCAAAATCTGGATAATTTGGAGCTCCTTCTGCAATAACCTGTGTAGCTCCGGCAATAAGAGGTCCATAAACAATGTAGCTGTGACCTGTGATCCATCCTGGGTCTGCAGTACACCAATAGACATCATTATCTTTTAAATCAAAAACGGTTTTCATGGAATAATAAGTTCCAACCATGTAGCCGCCTGTCGTATGTAGAACACCTTTGGGTTTACCTGTAGAGCCGGAAGTGTAGAGAATAAAAAGAGGATCTTCTGAATCCATCACTTCAGGTTCACAATAATCAGAGCATCCGTTCATAAATTCGTAAAAATCAACTTCTTTTTCTCCAATAAGGTCAACCTTTGGTTCAAGTCTTCTAAGAACAACTACCTGCTTGATGAAAGAGAGTTCCATAATTGCTTCATCAACGATTCTTTTAAGAGGAATAGCTCTTCCTCTTCTAATAGTTACATCGGCAGTAATGATAATTTTTGCTTCTGCATCTTCTATCCTGTGTTTTAGAGCTGGTGCACTAAATCCAGCGTATACAACCGAATGAATAGCTCCTATTCGTGCACATGCAAGCATCGCAGCTATTTGCTCGACAACAAGAGGCATATAAATAACAACTCTATCTCCTTTTTTTATACCGGCTTTTTTTAAAGCGTTTGCAAGTTTGTTTACAAGTCTGTAGAGCTCTCCATAGGTAACAACTCTTTCATTTCCAAGTTCATCTTCCCAAAAGAAAGCAACCTTGTTTCTCTTTCCGTTTTTAACGTGTCTATCAAGGGCATTAACTGTTATGTTTGTTTTAGCTCCAACAAACCATCTCGCATGAGGATAATTCCACTCAAGAACTTTTTTCCACCTTTCATACCAGAAGAGTTCTTTGGCAATACTTGACCAAAAATTTTCAGGATCTTTTTCAAATTTTCTGTACTCAGCCTCATAGTCTTTTACATTTGCATTTTCTATAAACTCCTCTGGCGGTTGAACTACGATTTCCTGTTTTAATAAGTGCTCAAGTCTTTCTTCGGACATCTCCACCTCCCAAGTTAGTTAACTTCTTTTTTAATCATAGCAAAATTTTATATTTTTTCATGATTTAAACAATGAATATTAAATTAATTGTATTTTTTCAAGAATTTGAGTCTATTTCCTTAAGTGGTTTGATAGAATAATTTTTGAAAGCAAATAAAGTTTTCAAGATGGAAAAACATACTCTCTATATCTTCTTTTTGACTTTTTTGATAATTACGCTTCAAAGTTTTGGAACACCTTACTTTATCTTTTGTGTAGCAGTAACTTTCGTTTTATTAACTTGTTATTGGATTAGATTTAAACTAGTAGAGCTCTTACCTGGAATAGTCTTATCTATTTTCCTTTTAATTCTTCTCAAGCTAATTACTCCCATAGAAAATCCTCAAAAAGTTGTCTGGATAACAGAAAATTGGAATGATGAAAAAATAGCTCTGCTTTCAAACGGCTCAAAAGTTCCAATAGAAGAGGCAAAAATAGGTGATATTGTTGATGAAACAGGAAAAGTTATAAAAAGAGGAAACACTCTTATTTATTTTTTTCCAAACATAAGGTATGAACTTTATAAAAAGTTAAAGGAATCTATCTCTTTTCCTATTTCTGAAGTAGCAGGAGGAATTACTCTCGGAATTAGAAGGGAAATTCCGGATTCTGTTAAAAGCTACTTTCTTCTTTCAGGACTTTATCCATTTTTGGCTATTTCTGGACTTCATATTAGTATTGTAATAGGTACGATTGCTCTTCTTCTTAAATTCTTACGCATAAAAAAGCCTTTAACTAAAGCTTCTTTAATTGCTCTTTTTTTTATGCCTTTCACTGGACTTCCAACTTCAGCAGTTAGAGCTTATCTTTTTACTTTATTTATATCCTTAGGAGTAGAAAATTATAGAAAGTTTTCTCCCTTTTATCTTCTTGGAATAATTCTTTTTATTGCAGCAATAGGCAAA encodes:
- the acs gene encoding acetate--CoA ligase encodes the protein MSEERLEHLLKQEIVVQPPEEFIENANVKDYEAEYRKFEKDPENFWSSIAKELFWYERWKKVLEWNYPHARWFVGAKTNITVNALDRHVKNGKRNKVAFFWEDELGNERVVTYGELYRLVNKLANALKKAGIKKGDRVVIYMPLVVEQIAAMLACARIGAIHSVVYAGFSAPALKHRIEDAEAKIIITADVTIRRGRAIPLKRIVDEAIMELSFIKQVVVLRRLEPKVDLIGEKEVDFYEFMNGCSDYCEPEVMDSEDPLFILYTSGSTGKPKGVLHTTGGYMVGTYYSMKTVFDLKDNDVYWCTADPGWITGHSYIVYGPLIAGATQVIAEGAPNYPDFGRWWRLIEKYGVNIFYTAPTAIRMFMKAGEEWPNKYDLSSLRLLGSVGEPINPEAWLWYYRVIGKERCPIIDTWWQTETGTVMITTIDSLPMKPGKAGKPVPGVVADVVDKEGNPVKADKGGFLVVKYPWPSMMRTIWKNPKRYEQYWNTIPNCYTAGDVAVKDEDGYIMILGRADDVINVSGHRIGTMEVESALVSHSAVAEAAVIGIPDPIKGEAIKAFVILKKGYSSSEELVDSLKQHVKAELGAIAVPSKIEFVGKLPKTRSGKIMRRVLKAKELGIDPGDLSTLED
- a CDS encoding ComEC/Rec2 family competence protein: MKANKVFKMEKHTLYIFFLTFLIITLQSFGTPYFIFCVAVTFVLLTCYWIRFKLVELLPGIVLSIFLLILLKLITPIENPQKVVWITENWNDEKIALLSNGSKVPIEEAKIGDIVDETGKVIKRGNTLIYFFPNIRYELYKKLKESISFPISEVAGGITLGIRREIPDSVKSYFLLSGLYPFLAISGLHISIVIGTIALLLKFLRIKKPLTKASLIALFFMPFTGLPTSAVRAYLFTLFISLGVENYRKFSPFYLLGIILFIAAIGKNLSIGAVLSFLAVTGIIVALEFTESKIIRSLLLAIAPVLFTAPVVLSKFGTFNLLSFINSQIAGIIFIPFLITTFLSEITFFKVNFINNLAEITGSFFLQFSKELFLLTKNFIFYSKLSLWISGITLGVMFLFLLSKKNKLSFIPPVILLFYAFFLPTEINNKTFLLKGYKMNSFQFISKEGQSLRNCLIYSDYVFPYAKKCLYKNKIFDKRVIIATKPKEVRK